A single window of Paenibacillus sp. SYP-B4298 DNA harbors:
- a CDS encoding alpha/beta hydrolase family protein, protein MNNYSRMLRKTAALSLAVALLTASAPAFGAAPILNTAAASVAQGIPLRPAAAQIGATVTWDEATRTATVTLGDSKLVLFIAEGRAQLNGQPFEIGEPLHVVKHQTHIPADLLARAFNEAGQQDAASRLAAALLAGDTASAYATLSPAMKQAIGSAQQLGTMWGGFEQYLGKPEQELGRETTSNSVHTNTAITYKSAKTAFVFTIRVDKDGLVDDFNLVPSVPSKYQKPDYDQGNYTQQEIKLGDGSMALPGTLTLPKGTGPFPAVVLVHGSGPHDRDSSIGSAKVFRDLAVGLASQQIAVLQYDKVTYEHTVKMSSNQKITIQEETVQDALAAVQLLANTPGIDSSRIYVAGHSQGGFAVPLIVEADRSGSIAGSIILSAPAGRFQDLLAEQQQELLARLKQLKLPAETIAAQEQSLQFWQSAVDVINDRQYSTDKLPAQFPLQPAYWWYALRDYKAAETAASQKGRLLVLQGENDWQVPLKELTAWKDALKDRTDVTFKSYPNVNHLLAEYKGLSVGSEYYEPANVSFQLIQDMAAFINNSSDTSK, encoded by the coding sequence ATGAACAACTATTCCCGTATGCTGCGCAAGACCGCAGCATTGTCGCTCGCTGTAGCTCTGCTGACTGCATCCGCCCCCGCCTTCGGGGCTGCTCCCATCCTGAACACTGCGGCTGCCTCTGTGGCTCAGGGCATTCCGCTGCGACCTGCAGCCGCGCAGATCGGAGCAACGGTCACCTGGGATGAAGCTACGCGTACCGCAACAGTCACACTGGGAGACAGCAAGCTAGTGCTATTCATCGCCGAGGGCAGAGCCCAACTGAATGGACAGCCCTTCGAGATTGGGGAGCCCTTGCACGTTGTGAAGCATCAGACCCATATCCCGGCCGACCTGCTCGCCCGCGCCTTTAACGAGGCCGGGCAGCAGGACGCCGCGTCCCGGCTGGCTGCGGCGTTGCTTGCAGGCGATACCGCCTCAGCCTATGCAACATTAAGTCCTGCGATGAAGCAAGCCATCGGCTCGGCTCAGCAGCTCGGCACCATGTGGGGCGGCTTCGAGCAATATCTGGGCAAGCCGGAGCAGGAGCTTGGGCGCGAGACTACCAGCAATAGCGTGCACACCAACACGGCCATTACGTACAAGTCGGCCAAGACAGCCTTTGTCTTCACGATTCGTGTAGATAAGGACGGACTGGTGGATGATTTCAATCTCGTGCCATCGGTGCCAAGCAAGTATCAGAAGCCCGATTATGATCAGGGCAATTATACCCAACAAGAGATCAAGCTTGGCGATGGCTCCATGGCCTTGCCGGGCACGCTGACGCTGCCAAAGGGGACCGGTCCATTCCCGGCTGTTGTGCTCGTGCACGGCTCAGGGCCGCATGACCGTGATTCCTCGATCGGAAGCGCCAAGGTATTCCGTGACCTGGCCGTCGGTCTCGCAAGTCAGCAGATCGCGGTACTGCAATATGACAAGGTCACGTATGAGCATACCGTCAAGATGTCGTCCAACCAGAAGATCACCATTCAGGAGGAGACCGTTCAGGATGCGCTTGCCGCTGTCCAGTTGCTTGCTAACACGCCAGGGATTGACAGCAGCCGCATCTATGTCGCAGGTCACAGCCAAGGCGGCTTCGCTGTCCCACTTATTGTCGAGGCAGACCGAAGCGGCAGCATCGCTGGCTCCATCATACTATCAGCTCCGGCTGGACGATTCCAGGACTTGCTCGCAGAGCAGCAGCAGGAGCTGCTGGCACGCCTCAAGCAGTTGAAGCTGCCAGCAGAGACGATTGCTGCTCAGGAGCAGTCGCTGCAGTTCTGGCAATCTGCTGTCGACGTGATCAACGACCGCCAATATTCCACCGACAAGCTACCCGCTCAGTTCCCGCTGCAGCCTGCCTACTGGTGGTACGCGCTGCGTGACTACAAAGCAGCGGAGACGGCCGCCAGCCAGAAGGGTCGGCTGCTCGTGCTGCAAGGTGAGAACGACTGGCAGGTGCCGTTGAAGGAGCTCACTGCCTGGAAGGATGCGTTGAAGGATCGCACCGATGTCACCTTCAAGTCCTATCCGAATGTGAACCATCTGCTTGCAGAATATAAGGGCTTATCCGTCGGCAGCGAATATTACGAGCCAGCCAATGTGTCCTTCCAGCTCATTCAAGACATGGCCGCATTTATTAATAACTCGTCGGATACCTCAAAATAG